From the Flavimarina sp. Hel_I_48 genome, one window contains:
- a CDS encoding RagB/SusD family nutrient uptake outer membrane protein: MKKIKIIMVFLGGIFLINSCNESDLELTNPNQLSPETFFKNESQVQASVNAIYANLQTIGMYTRHMYFMMDNMAHENAGNSQLEADKVEYLNFSFDSSHGGITEYWDSCFRGINKANFVLNNEEAINAIPESFLTQSRKDKFLGEAKFLRGLYYFYLVTRFGDVPLITTISEAGEGVPRSPKEQVYDQIIKDLQEASTTLLDKGAEEQGRATKGAAYALLGKVYLYRENYESALQALNQVTGYSLETDYEDNFQEETEHGPESIFEVEYNDDLGDGAKWNSNVSGAGPNEVTFRGQEYGMFDWFNVYPADNLIDEYEDDDIRFDETFYVVGDTTGAGVAINSIPNNRRAAWRKYQNYYKDTNEDQASGINMKVIRYADVLLMMAESANELGDQVTATGYINQVRERAGLSDLEDTLSKQQVFDAIVHERKVELAGEQVRFADLVRWGMAAEVLGQFGFQTGKSELLPIPNAEISSNENMTSADQNPGY; this comes from the coding sequence ATGAAAAAAATAAAAATAATCATGGTTTTTTTAGGGGGTATATTCCTTATCAATTCCTGTAACGAAAGCGATCTGGAGCTTACAAACCCAAATCAACTTTCACCGGAAACATTTTTTAAAAATGAATCCCAGGTGCAAGCCTCTGTTAATGCAATTTATGCGAACCTGCAAACAATTGGCATGTATACCAGGCATATGTATTTTATGATGGATAATATGGCACATGAAAATGCGGGTAATTCACAATTAGAAGCAGATAAGGTAGAATATCTTAATTTCTCTTTTGATTCCAGTCACGGTGGTATAACAGAATATTGGGATAGCTGCTTTAGAGGAATCAATAAGGCCAATTTTGTACTCAACAACGAGGAGGCCATAAATGCTATTCCTGAGTCTTTTCTAACGCAATCAAGAAAAGATAAATTTTTAGGGGAAGCAAAATTTTTAAGAGGGCTGTATTATTTCTATCTGGTAACACGTTTTGGGGATGTTCCTTTAATTACGACAATATCAGAAGCTGGAGAAGGTGTACCCAGATCTCCTAAAGAGCAGGTATATGATCAAATCATCAAAGATCTTCAGGAAGCTTCTACTACCTTACTTGACAAGGGTGCCGAGGAACAAGGAAGGGCCACAAAAGGTGCTGCATACGCGTTGTTGGGAAAAGTCTACCTGTATCGTGAAAATTATGAAAGTGCATTGCAGGCATTGAATCAAGTTACCGGTTATAGCCTGGAAACTGATTATGAGGATAATTTTCAGGAAGAAACCGAACACGGTCCAGAATCTATCTTTGAAGTTGAATATAATGATGATCTTGGCGATGGCGCTAAATGGAATTCTAACGTAAGTGGGGCAGGACCTAATGAGGTTACTTTCCGTGGGCAGGAATATGGTATGTTTGACTGGTTCAACGTCTATCCGGCAGATAATCTTATTGATGAGTATGAAGATGATGACATACGCTTTGATGAAACTTTCTATGTAGTGGGGGATACCACAGGAGCCGGGGTTGCAATCAACTCTATTCCTAATAATCGCAGGGCAGCCTGGAGAAAATATCAGAATTACTACAAAGATACCAACGAGGACCAGGCATCTGGGATCAATATGAAAGTAATTCGCTATGCAGATGTTCTTTTAATGATGGCCGAAAGCGCCAATGAACTGGGAGATCAGGTAACCGCAACAGGCTATATCAACCAGGTGAGGGAACGCGCTGGGCTGTCTGATTTAGAGGATACACTTTCTAAGCAGCAGGTATTTGATGCAATCGTACATGAGCGTAAGGTAGAATTAGCAGGAGAACAGGTTCGTTTTGCAGATCTTGTACGTTGGGGAATGGCAGCTGAGGTATTGGGACAATTTGGTTTTCAAACTGGCAAAAGCGAACTGTTGCCCATTCCAAATGCAGAGATTAGCTCTAATGAAAACATGACTTCTGCAGATCAGAATCCTGGATACTAA